A genomic region of Phoenix dactylifera cultivar Barhee BC4 unplaced genomic scaffold, palm_55x_up_171113_PBpolish2nd_filt_p 000706F, whole genome shotgun sequence contains the following coding sequences:
- the LOC103720679 gene encoding LEAF RUST 10 DISEASE-RESISTANCE LOCUS RECEPTOR-LIKE PROTEIN KINASE-like 1.5: protein MTLNLVTTFLLLTTTLLLLLPTPSSSEFACKSSCGSLAIHYPFGTGPGCGSPGFQPHVTCDSDHQTLTFTTHTGSYPIQAIDYTNQVLYITDPSMSTCSSTTTSNGFSLDWNAPFTFFDGNIFALLDCSTSSSPLYSSNTTDVPLCDTSNAPICSLLYSCPAISLLNVPISTCCIYTPVSLGPSFEMDLKKLQCSSYSGIYSFHGAETDPSGWKFGIALKYRFSVDDGYPRACADCEKSHGVCGYSGQYNSFTCSCGNGMNTSTNCYFASASWSRGSRTVPLWIGIGLISSWWLVVAWIL, encoded by the exons ATGACTTTAAACCTCGTCACCACCTTTCTTCTCCTCACCAccacccttctcctcctcctccccacccCTTCCTCCTCGGAGTTCGCCTGCAAGAGCTCTTGCGGCTCCCTCGCCATCCACTACCCCTTTGGCACCGGCCCCGGGTGCGGCAGCCCTGGTTTCCAGCCCCACGTCACCTGTGACTCGGACCACCAGACCCTCACCTTCACCACCCACACCGGCTCATACCCCATCCAAGCCATCGACTACACCAACCAAGTCCTCTACATCACCGACCCCTCCATGTCGACGTGCTCCTCCACCACCACGAGCAATGGCTTCTCCCTCGACTGGAACGCCCCCTTCACCTTCTTCGACGGCAACATTTTTGCCCTCCTCGACtgctccacctcctcctcccctctctaCTCATCCAACACCACCGACGTCCCGTTATGCGACACCAGCAACGCGCCCATCTGCAGTCTTCTCTACTCCTGCCCAGCCATTAGCCTGCTCAACGTGCCGATCTCGACATGCTGCATCTACACGCCGGTCAGCCTCGGGCCATCATTTGAGATGGACCTCAAGAAGCTGCAGTGCAGCTCCTACTCGGGGATTTATAGCTTCCATGGCGCTGAGACTGATCCCAGCGGGTGGAAGTTTGGGATTGCCCTCAAGTACAGGTTTAGTGTCGACGATGGCTATCCAAGAGCATGCGCCGACTGCGAGAAGAGCCATGGAGTGTGTGGTTACTCCGGGCAGTACAATTCCTTCACTTGTAGCTGTGGCAATGGGATGAACACGTCCACGAATTGCTACTTTGCTTCCGCGTCTTGGAGCCGTGGGAGCAGGACTGTTCCATTGTGGATCG GAATTGGATTGATCTCCTCATGGTGGCTAGTTGTTGCCTGGATCTTGTAA